One Pomacea canaliculata isolate SZHN2017 linkage group LG9, ASM307304v1, whole genome shotgun sequence DNA segment encodes these proteins:
- the LOC112571600 gene encoding uncharacterized protein LOC112571600 isoform X2, whose amino-acid sequence MSSFEGRMKEYRLISIDRFDKDNLNSTVFFLSHCHRDHMVGLNHQRFFRHLQEHNDVFLYCSEVTKLLLLSENTYKPLEKFIRVLEIGKTTTVTIPDAVHLDTKQYKSLMVTALPAGHCPGSVMLLFEGHEGTALYTGDFRWEKNYAVTLPALCVNGHMKEIDSMYVDTTFCMPEAFYIPTRDECLSATASIVLPWLQQSSNHYVHISSKTRYGHEPLLVHLAKETNTQIHVEESKFTIYEQIAELKGFFTTNPSARIHACTWKIREDARSSLPCDYRPLPQKDNSSEVTSSTVPSVLVVRPSTMWFTAEPKRLQELVASPNSTGGMHRVCYSFHSSYSEVRDLVSLLQPRQVFPNVLPASDSTFKQVTNRLQSFLTYAHKQHLHLTEEMTTPQPLGLLKRKRKTSSTCHSSDLDGLVFSSQEKTDVFKTHVVASEKNAAFSSQDDNKMAVEAIDKSSQSDLQSSYQGSSCPDRDIDLFDSSDHSINTDEKQQDPPFIDENPKKGEFTSPEEFVLTRSYVSGDEDVPEEDRLSSPQFLHHLSQDDVVGGKITGPSPEPTRASLDEKHPMQGWINGCCKKQKLQDFIETSGQDWKGNMPSFEATKGLQRDCSFKDGSGDVVKGQVQMASGSDLKNRNSGCLALSKSAECQSLPKPVSKGVSDKFHSRSCQDFPETVQDDKTSAIEWMNGQNIRPVLISKEVSDKESELVPCNTKAHHRRSKNGPPYTTATENTLATTVDSLQSSSKVASVSSNSQNMESKRLGKYPGSNILKERLEGHLFGGKDSDRDIPNSCMKAGRCSVEKSALGKPSQHLDIVSSSSSPCEVNDPEKSQSPVIFPLSLRTHTAGKMVKKKVLGSEVINLDESLHDADVEDNVDEELPKSKTAPGVSVQDDDIHEVIVIDDHSCSLDGCIKHIPRCRCSKGNFTKARHFPSNCFTPHQSCVQSTGGTSKQGQNENRLNSPPQTKQSQTSQSKQSGNSGPVQRGQSSIQVDSASDSEATLPPQSPIAIIDSDSNSDLAAAITCNQCSSQHGRTVQMLSKNVPTKSQQHYFIDLTADDGFFD is encoded by the exons ATCATATGGTTGGTTTGAACCACCAACGCTTTTTTAGACATTTACAAGAGCA CAATGATGTATTTCTGTATTGTTCAGAAGTCACAAAACTTCTCCTTCTGTCAGAAAACACCTACAAGCCTCTGGAAAAGTTTATT AGAGTGCTGGAGATTGGAAAGACAACAACAGTGACTATACCAGATGCTGTACACTTAGACACAAAGCAG tacAAGTCTTTAATGGTCACCGCATTGCCTGCAGGTCACTGTCCTGGCTCTGTCAT GCTCCTGTTCGAGGGACATGAAGGTACGGCCCTCTATACTGGTGACTTCAGGTGGGAAAAGAACTATGCTGTCACCCTTCCAGCCTTGTGTGTAAATGGCCA catGAAAGAAATTGACAGCATGTATGTTGATACTACATTCTGTATGCCAGAGGCTTTTTACATTCCTACACGTGATGAGTGTCTGTCTGCCACTGCATCCATTGTTCTGCCTTGGCTGCAGCAGTCTTCAAATCACTACGTTCATATTTCGTCAAAGACCAGGTATGGCCATGAACCACTCCTTGTTCACCTggctaaagaaacaaacacgCAG ATTCACGTAGAGGAAAGCAAGTTTACGATTTATGAACAAATAGCAGAATTGAAAGGATTCTTCACAACGAATCCTTCTGCCAGAATACATGCCTGCACTTGGAAG ATCAGGGAAGATGCCAGGTCAAGTCTTCCATGTGACTACAGGCCCTTACCCCAAAAAGACAATAGTAGTGAGGTGACATCATCAACAGTACCTTCAGTATTAGTAGTGAGACCTTCCACTATGTGGTTCACTGCGGAGCCTAAACGGCTGCAGGAATTGGTGGCATCACCAAATTCTACAGGCGGCATGCATCGTGTGTGCTATTCGTTCCACTCATCTTACAGTGAAGTGCGAGATCTAGTCAGCCTTTTACAGCCACGTCAGGTTTTTCCTAATGTTCTTCCAGCTTCTGATTCTACCTTTAAACAG GTTACCAATCGTCTCCAAAGCTTTCTTACCTATGCCCACAAGCAGCACTTGCACTTGACAGAAGAGATGACAACCCCCCAACCCCTAGGTCTGCTCAAAAGGAAACGGAAAACCTCTTCTACTT gCCACAGCAGTGACTTAGATGGTTTGGTATTTAGCAGCCAAGAAAAGACAGACGTTTTTAAAACACATGTTGTGGcaagtgaaaaaaatgcagcattCTCATCCCAAGATGACAATAAAATGGCTGTTGAAGCCATTGACAAAAGCTCGCAGAGTGACCTGCAAAGTTCTTATCAAGGTTCGTCGTGTCCTGACAGAGATATTGATCTGTTTGACAGCAGTGACCATTCAATAAATACCGATGAAAAGCAGCAGGACCCACCATTCATTGATGAGAATCCAAAGAAAGGAGAATTTACTAGTCCAGAGGAATTTGTTTTGACAAGATCCTATGTCAGTGGGGATGAGGATGTTCCGGAGGAAGATCGACTTTCATCTCCACAGTTTCTGCACCACTTATCGCAGGATGATGTTGTAGGGGGCAAGATTACAGGACCCAGTCCAGAACCAACTCGTGCAAGTTTAGATGAAAAACATCCGATGCAAGGGTGGATCAATGGCTGCTGCAAAAAACAGAAGCTACAAGATTTCATTGAGACTTCTGGACAAGACTGGAAGGGGAATATGCCCTCTTTTGAAGCTACTAAAGGTTTGCAAAGAGATTGCTCTTTTAAGGATGGCTCTGGAGATGTCGTTAAAGGCCAAGTACAGATGGCCAGTGGCAGTGAcctaaaaaacagaaacagtggCTGTTTAGCTCTTTCTAAATCTGCTGAGTGTCAGAGCCTACCAAAACCAGTCTCAAAAGGGGTCTCTGACAAATTTCACAGTAGGAGTTGCCAAGACTTTCCTGAAACAGTTCAGGATGACAAAACAAGTGCAATTGAATGGATGAATGGCCAAAACATCAGACCAGTGTTGATCTCTAAAGAAGTGTCTGATAAAGAAAGTGAATTGGTGCCTTGCAACACCAAAGCACACCACAGGAGGAGCAAGAATGGTCCACCTTATACCACAGCCACTGAAAATACCCTAGCCACAACTGTAGACAGTTTACAAAGTTCTAGCAAAGTTGCTTCCGTGAGCTCAAATTCACAAAACATGGAGTCTAAAAGGTTGGGAAAATACCCTGGCagcaatattttgaaagagagGTTAGAAGGGCACCTTTTTGGAGGAAAAGATTCAGACAGAGATATTCCAAACAGTTGCATGAAAGCTGGAAGATGCAGTGTTGAGAAAAGTGCATTAGGAAAGCCATCACAGCACTTGGATATTGTTAGTTCATCCAGTTCACCATGCGAGGTAAATGACCCAGAGAAATCTCAGAGCCCAGTTATTTTTCCATTGTCTCTGCGCACCCATACAGCTGGAAAAATGGTGAAGAAAAAGGTCTTGGGTTCAGAGGTTATTAATTTAGATGAATCTCTTCATGATGCTGATGTTGAAGACAATGTTGATGAAGAACTGCCAAAATCAAAGACTGCACCAGGCGTTTCAGTGCAAGATGATGACATTCACGAAGTGATTGTTATCGATGATCACAGCTGTTCTCTCGATGGGTGCATCAAGCACATACCAAGATGTCGATGTTCCAAGGGAAATTTCACTAAAGCAAGACATTTTCCTAGCAACTGTTTTACACCCCATCAATCTTGTGTCCAGAGCACTGGTGGTACCTCAAAACAAGGACAGAATGAGAACCGCTTAAACAGTCCTCCACAGACGAAGCAATCTCAAACATCACAATCAAAGCAGAGTGGTAATAGTGGGCCTGTGCAGCGGGGACAAAGTTCTATTCAGGTCGACAGTGCCAGTGACAGTGAAGCCACTTTACCACCGCAAAGTCCTATTGCCATCATAGATTCAGACTCAAACAGTGATCTTGCTGCTGCAATCACCTGTAATCAGTGTTCATCCCAGCATGGCAGAACTGTTCAAATGCTTAGTAAAAATGTCCCCACAAAGTCACAGCAGCACTATTTCATTGATCTTACTGCAGACGATGGCTTCTTTGATTGA
- the LOC112571600 gene encoding uncharacterized protein LOC112571600 isoform X1 has translation MKNIKMSSFEGRMKEYRLISIDRFDKDNLNSTVFFLSHCHRDHMVGLNHQRFFRHLQEHNDVFLYCSEVTKLLLLSENTYKPLEKFIRVLEIGKTTTVTIPDAVHLDTKQYKSLMVTALPAGHCPGSVMLLFEGHEGTALYTGDFRWEKNYAVTLPALCVNGHMKEIDSMYVDTTFCMPEAFYIPTRDECLSATASIVLPWLQQSSNHYVHISSKTRYGHEPLLVHLAKETNTQIHVEESKFTIYEQIAELKGFFTTNPSARIHACTWKIREDARSSLPCDYRPLPQKDNSSEVTSSTVPSVLVVRPSTMWFTAEPKRLQELVASPNSTGGMHRVCYSFHSSYSEVRDLVSLLQPRQVFPNVLPASDSTFKQVTNRLQSFLTYAHKQHLHLTEEMTTPQPLGLLKRKRKTSSTCHSSDLDGLVFSSQEKTDVFKTHVVASEKNAAFSSQDDNKMAVEAIDKSSQSDLQSSYQGSSCPDRDIDLFDSSDHSINTDEKQQDPPFIDENPKKGEFTSPEEFVLTRSYVSGDEDVPEEDRLSSPQFLHHLSQDDVVGGKITGPSPEPTRASLDEKHPMQGWINGCCKKQKLQDFIETSGQDWKGNMPSFEATKGLQRDCSFKDGSGDVVKGQVQMASGSDLKNRNSGCLALSKSAECQSLPKPVSKGVSDKFHSRSCQDFPETVQDDKTSAIEWMNGQNIRPVLISKEVSDKESELVPCNTKAHHRRSKNGPPYTTATENTLATTVDSLQSSSKVASVSSNSQNMESKRLGKYPGSNILKERLEGHLFGGKDSDRDIPNSCMKAGRCSVEKSALGKPSQHLDIVSSSSSPCEVNDPEKSQSPVIFPLSLRTHTAGKMVKKKVLGSEVINLDESLHDADVEDNVDEELPKSKTAPGVSVQDDDIHEVIVIDDHSCSLDGCIKHIPRCRCSKGNFTKARHFPSNCFTPHQSCVQSTGGTSKQGQNENRLNSPPQTKQSQTSQSKQSGNSGPVQRGQSSIQVDSASDSEATLPPQSPIAIIDSDSNSDLAAAITCNQCSSQHGRTVQMLSKNVPTKSQQHYFIDLTADDGFFD, from the exons ATCATATGGTTGGTTTGAACCACCAACGCTTTTTTAGACATTTACAAGAGCA CAATGATGTATTTCTGTATTGTTCAGAAGTCACAAAACTTCTCCTTCTGTCAGAAAACACCTACAAGCCTCTGGAAAAGTTTATT AGAGTGCTGGAGATTGGAAAGACAACAACAGTGACTATACCAGATGCTGTACACTTAGACACAAAGCAG tacAAGTCTTTAATGGTCACCGCATTGCCTGCAGGTCACTGTCCTGGCTCTGTCAT GCTCCTGTTCGAGGGACATGAAGGTACGGCCCTCTATACTGGTGACTTCAGGTGGGAAAAGAACTATGCTGTCACCCTTCCAGCCTTGTGTGTAAATGGCCA catGAAAGAAATTGACAGCATGTATGTTGATACTACATTCTGTATGCCAGAGGCTTTTTACATTCCTACACGTGATGAGTGTCTGTCTGCCACTGCATCCATTGTTCTGCCTTGGCTGCAGCAGTCTTCAAATCACTACGTTCATATTTCGTCAAAGACCAGGTATGGCCATGAACCACTCCTTGTTCACCTggctaaagaaacaaacacgCAG ATTCACGTAGAGGAAAGCAAGTTTACGATTTATGAACAAATAGCAGAATTGAAAGGATTCTTCACAACGAATCCTTCTGCCAGAATACATGCCTGCACTTGGAAG ATCAGGGAAGATGCCAGGTCAAGTCTTCCATGTGACTACAGGCCCTTACCCCAAAAAGACAATAGTAGTGAGGTGACATCATCAACAGTACCTTCAGTATTAGTAGTGAGACCTTCCACTATGTGGTTCACTGCGGAGCCTAAACGGCTGCAGGAATTGGTGGCATCACCAAATTCTACAGGCGGCATGCATCGTGTGTGCTATTCGTTCCACTCATCTTACAGTGAAGTGCGAGATCTAGTCAGCCTTTTACAGCCACGTCAGGTTTTTCCTAATGTTCTTCCAGCTTCTGATTCTACCTTTAAACAG GTTACCAATCGTCTCCAAAGCTTTCTTACCTATGCCCACAAGCAGCACTTGCACTTGACAGAAGAGATGACAACCCCCCAACCCCTAGGTCTGCTCAAAAGGAAACGGAAAACCTCTTCTACTT gCCACAGCAGTGACTTAGATGGTTTGGTATTTAGCAGCCAAGAAAAGACAGACGTTTTTAAAACACATGTTGTGGcaagtgaaaaaaatgcagcattCTCATCCCAAGATGACAATAAAATGGCTGTTGAAGCCATTGACAAAAGCTCGCAGAGTGACCTGCAAAGTTCTTATCAAGGTTCGTCGTGTCCTGACAGAGATATTGATCTGTTTGACAGCAGTGACCATTCAATAAATACCGATGAAAAGCAGCAGGACCCACCATTCATTGATGAGAATCCAAAGAAAGGAGAATTTACTAGTCCAGAGGAATTTGTTTTGACAAGATCCTATGTCAGTGGGGATGAGGATGTTCCGGAGGAAGATCGACTTTCATCTCCACAGTTTCTGCACCACTTATCGCAGGATGATGTTGTAGGGGGCAAGATTACAGGACCCAGTCCAGAACCAACTCGTGCAAGTTTAGATGAAAAACATCCGATGCAAGGGTGGATCAATGGCTGCTGCAAAAAACAGAAGCTACAAGATTTCATTGAGACTTCTGGACAAGACTGGAAGGGGAATATGCCCTCTTTTGAAGCTACTAAAGGTTTGCAAAGAGATTGCTCTTTTAAGGATGGCTCTGGAGATGTCGTTAAAGGCCAAGTACAGATGGCCAGTGGCAGTGAcctaaaaaacagaaacagtggCTGTTTAGCTCTTTCTAAATCTGCTGAGTGTCAGAGCCTACCAAAACCAGTCTCAAAAGGGGTCTCTGACAAATTTCACAGTAGGAGTTGCCAAGACTTTCCTGAAACAGTTCAGGATGACAAAACAAGTGCAATTGAATGGATGAATGGCCAAAACATCAGACCAGTGTTGATCTCTAAAGAAGTGTCTGATAAAGAAAGTGAATTGGTGCCTTGCAACACCAAAGCACACCACAGGAGGAGCAAGAATGGTCCACCTTATACCACAGCCACTGAAAATACCCTAGCCACAACTGTAGACAGTTTACAAAGTTCTAGCAAAGTTGCTTCCGTGAGCTCAAATTCACAAAACATGGAGTCTAAAAGGTTGGGAAAATACCCTGGCagcaatattttgaaagagagGTTAGAAGGGCACCTTTTTGGAGGAAAAGATTCAGACAGAGATATTCCAAACAGTTGCATGAAAGCTGGAAGATGCAGTGTTGAGAAAAGTGCATTAGGAAAGCCATCACAGCACTTGGATATTGTTAGTTCATCCAGTTCACCATGCGAGGTAAATGACCCAGAGAAATCTCAGAGCCCAGTTATTTTTCCATTGTCTCTGCGCACCCATACAGCTGGAAAAATGGTGAAGAAAAAGGTCTTGGGTTCAGAGGTTATTAATTTAGATGAATCTCTTCATGATGCTGATGTTGAAGACAATGTTGATGAAGAACTGCCAAAATCAAAGACTGCACCAGGCGTTTCAGTGCAAGATGATGACATTCACGAAGTGATTGTTATCGATGATCACAGCTGTTCTCTCGATGGGTGCATCAAGCACATACCAAGATGTCGATGTTCCAAGGGAAATTTCACTAAAGCAAGACATTTTCCTAGCAACTGTTTTACACCCCATCAATCTTGTGTCCAGAGCACTGGTGGTACCTCAAAACAAGGACAGAATGAGAACCGCTTAAACAGTCCTCCACAGACGAAGCAATCTCAAACATCACAATCAAAGCAGAGTGGTAATAGTGGGCCTGTGCAGCGGGGACAAAGTTCTATTCAGGTCGACAGTGCCAGTGACAGTGAAGCCACTTTACCACCGCAAAGTCCTATTGCCATCATAGATTCAGACTCAAACAGTGATCTTGCTGCTGCAATCACCTGTAATCAGTGTTCATCCCAGCATGGCAGAACTGTTCAAATGCTTAGTAAAAATGTCCCCACAAAGTCACAGCAGCACTATTTCATTGATCTTACTGCAGACGATGGCTTCTTTGATTGA